From Candidatus Margulisiibacteriota bacterium, the proteins below share one genomic window:
- the atpA gene encoding F0F1 ATP synthase subunit alpha — protein MDEKDISGIIRQNLEAFRPKADIEQVGMVVESGDGIVHIAGLPNAMAGELLQFPNGYSGMVFDLERDVVQAVLFGPHTAVREGDFARLTGKVVEVPAGDALIGRVVNALGEPLDGLGPINCDKFRPVERLATGVIDRTPVNQPLQTGYKLIDALIPIGRGQRELIIGDRATGKSTIVIDTILNQKDQNVLCFYVAIGQKAANVAATVETLREHGALAYTCVVAASASDSVAFQYLAPYSGCAMAEEIMFSGRDALVIYDDLTKHAQAYRMISLLLRRPPGREAYPGDVFYLHSRLLERAAKLRPELGGGSLTALPLIETQLGDITSYIPTNVISITDGQIFLEADLFNSGIRPAVNAGISVSRVGGKAQVPAIRKIAGRLRLDLAQFREKQAFSLFASEIDEETRRQLKRGALMTEVLKQGKNRPLPIESQIIIIYAAVNGYLDHLPAEEFTRWEGRLIDFVRQSDPGVIPELKALSKETEERLKKLLAAAKEQL, from the coding sequence GTGGATGAAAAAGATATTTCCGGCATAATCAGGCAGAACCTGGAGGCCTTCCGGCCGAAGGCTGACATCGAACAGGTCGGCATGGTGGTCGAGTCGGGCGACGGTATTGTCCATATCGCCGGGCTCCCCAACGCCATGGCCGGGGAGTTGCTCCAGTTCCCGAACGGCTACTCCGGGATGGTCTTTGATCTCGAGCGCGACGTCGTCCAGGCGGTCCTCTTCGGGCCGCACACCGCGGTTCGGGAAGGTGATTTTGCCCGGCTGACCGGCAAGGTCGTCGAAGTGCCGGCTGGTGACGCGCTGATCGGCCGGGTGGTCAACGCCCTGGGCGAACCGCTCGACGGTCTCGGCCCGATCAACTGTGATAAATTCCGCCCGGTGGAACGGTTGGCGACCGGCGTCATCGATCGGACCCCCGTCAACCAGCCGCTTCAGACCGGCTACAAGCTGATCGACGCTCTCATTCCGATCGGGCGGGGCCAGCGTGAGCTGATCATCGGCGACCGCGCCACCGGCAAAAGCACTATCGTCATCGACACGATCCTCAACCAGAAAGACCAGAACGTCCTCTGTTTCTATGTGGCGATCGGCCAGAAGGCGGCCAACGTTGCGGCCACGGTCGAAACTTTGCGCGAACATGGCGCGCTTGCTTACACCTGTGTGGTTGCCGCTTCCGCTTCCGACTCGGTCGCCTTCCAATATCTGGCCCCGTACTCCGGCTGCGCCATGGCCGAAGAGATCATGTTCTCCGGACGCGACGCGCTCGTCATCTACGACGACCTGACCAAACATGCCCAGGCTTACCGGATGATCTCGCTCCTGCTGCGCCGGCCCCCGGGACGCGAAGCCTATCCGGGCGACGTCTTCTATCTTCACTCGCGGCTCCTCGAGCGGGCGGCCAAGCTCCGGCCCGAACTGGGGGGTGGTTCGTTGACCGCCTTACCGTTGATCGAGACGCAACTCGGCGACATCACTTCCTACATTCCGACCAATGTCATTTCGATCACTGACGGGCAGATCTTTCTCGAGGCCGATCTGTTCAATTCCGGCATCCGGCCGGCGGTCAACGCCGGCATCTCGGTCTCCCGTGTCGGCGGCAAGGCGCAAGTTCCCGCGATCAGGAAGATCGCCGGGCGGCTCCGCCTTGACCTTGCCCAGTTCCGCGAGAAGCAAGCTTTCTCCCTCTTTGCTTCGGAGATCGATGAGGAGACGCGCCGCCAGCTGAAAAGGGGCGCGCTGATGACCGAAGTTTTAAAGCAGGGGAAGAACCGTCCCCTGCCGATCGAGTCCCAGATCATTATCATCTACGCGGCGGTCAACGGCTATCTTGACCATCTCCCGGCCGAGGAATTTACCCGCTGGGAAGGGCGGCTGATCGATTTTGTCCGCCAGAGCGATCCCGGGGTGATCCCCGAATTGAAGGCCCTCTCGAAAGAGACGGAAGAGCGGCTGAAAAAACTATTAGCCGCGGCCAAGGAGCAGCTCTAA
- a CDS encoding FoF1 ATP synthase subunit gamma, with translation MSVLKLRGRFRAVKSLNSILSAMEVVTTVQLQRLKERYAQAEVYLRPMKHVLYGRLEPVKTVGRKVIVLQSARGLCGGFNEKALQIAEGFQKEHPRAELVKLADEGKLTYARGAELWRGLFSPDKEIYVAYNNYRGSINTTPTIYRLYPLPQDFTPDKKLAEMTLEPTPEGLVERLFAHFLEARFYQLLVNSKLSELTARLMVLHGSVDNSSDLIDELRVRINKMRQASITGDLAEVISSAEAMRRNEDD, from the coding sequence ATGTCGGTCTTGAAACTGCGCGGCCGCTTCCGGGCGGTCAAGAGCTTGAACTCGATCCTCTCGGCGATGGAGGTGGTGACGACCGTCCAGCTCCAGCGCCTGAAAGAGCGCTACGCCCAGGCCGAGGTCTATCTCCGGCCGATGAAACACGTTCTCTACGGCCGGCTCGAGCCGGTCAAGACGGTGGGCCGGAAGGTGATCGTTCTCCAGTCGGCGCGGGGACTCTGCGGAGGTTTTAACGAAAAAGCTTTGCAGATAGCAGAAGGCTTTCAGAAAGAACATCCGAGGGCCGAGTTGGTCAAGCTGGCCGATGAAGGAAAATTAACCTACGCCCGGGGGGCCGAGCTCTGGCGGGGACTTTTCTCTCCCGATAAAGAGATCTACGTCGCCTACAACAACTATCGCGGCAGTATCAATACGACCCCGACCATTTACCGGCTCTATCCTTTGCCGCAAGATTTCACGCCGGACAAAAAACTGGCCGAGATGACCCTCGAGCCGACGCCGGAAGGTTTGGTCGAGCGCCTGTTTGCCCATTTCCTGGAGGCCCGTTTCTACCAGCTCCTGGTCAACTCTAAATTGAGCGAGCTGACCGCCCGGCTGATGGTCCTCCACGGTTCGGTCGACAACTCGAGCGACTTGATCGACGAGTTACGGGTCAGGATAAATAAAATGCGCCAGGCGAGTATCACCGGCGACCTGGCCGAAGTGATCTCTTCCGCCGAAGCGATGAGGAGAAACGAAGATGACTAA
- the atpD gene encoding F0F1 ATP synthase subunit beta, which translates to MTNHKGRVIAVSSAVIEVLFPPDAIPKIRNTLVIKEPAIVAEVAMLLEGGVVKAVALHPTEGLKRGTEVEDLGRPISVPVGPKTLGRVFNVLGSPIDGLGEVKDVQLAPIRRDPPPFDEIVPRAAVFETGIKVVDLLIPFAKGGKIGLFGGAGVGKTVLIMEFIHNIATEHGGISVFAGVGERTREGNDLWLEMKESGVLAKTVMVFGQMNELPGSRMIAGISGLTMAEYFRDSEGKDVLFFVDNIFRFVQAGSEVSTLLGRVPSAVGYQPTLAAEVGRFEERIVSTKRGSITSVQAVYVPADDITDPAAAATFAHLDSTVVLSRELVEMGIYPAVDPLASTSRILDPSVVGEAHYAVARKVQKILQRYKELQDIIAILGVSELPADDQILVGRARKLQRFLSQPFFVGENFTQIPGKYVKTEDTIKGFDEIVSGRCDDLPEQAFYMVGTIEEAKAKAETK; encoded by the coding sequence ATGACTAACCACAAAGGCCGGGTTATCGCGGTCAGTTCGGCGGTGATCGAGGTCCTTTTTCCGCCCGACGCGATCCCGAAGATCCGGAACACCCTGGTCATCAAGGAGCCGGCGATCGTGGCCGAGGTTGCCATGCTGCTCGAAGGTGGGGTGGTCAAGGCGGTCGCCCTCCATCCGACCGAGGGATTGAAACGCGGTACCGAGGTCGAGGATCTGGGCCGGCCGATCTCCGTCCCGGTCGGCCCCAAAACTCTCGGCCGGGTCTTTAACGTTCTTGGTTCACCGATCGACGGGTTGGGTGAAGTTAAAGATGTCCAACTCGCCCCGATCCGCCGCGATCCGCCCCCCTTTGATGAAATTGTCCCGCGCGCCGCGGTCTTTGAGACCGGCATTAAAGTGGTCGATCTCCTCATCCCGTTCGCCAAGGGTGGTAAGATCGGCCTCTTCGGCGGCGCCGGGGTCGGCAAGACGGTCCTGATCATGGAGTTCATCCACAACATCGCCACCGAGCACGGCGGCATCTCCGTCTTTGCCGGGGTCGGTGAGCGGACCCGCGAGGGGAACGACCTCTGGCTGGAGATGAAGGAATCCGGTGTCCTTGCCAAGACAGTGATGGTCTTTGGCCAGATGAACGAGTTGCCCGGTTCGCGGATGATCGCCGGCATTTCCGGCCTGACCATGGCCGAGTATTTCCGCGATAGCGAAGGGAAAGATGTTCTCTTCTTTGTCGATAATATCTTCCGCTTTGTCCAGGCCGGCTCCGAGGTCTCGACCTTGCTCGGCCGTGTCCCGTCAGCCGTCGGTTACCAGCCGACCCTGGCGGCGGAGGTCGGCCGTTTCGAGGAACGGATCGTCTCGACCAAGCGGGGCTCGATCACCTCGGTCCAGGCGGTCTATGTCCCGGCCGATGATATTACCGACCCGGCCGCGGCGGCGACCTTTGCCCATCTTGATTCGACCGTCGTCCTCTCCCGCGAACTGGTGGAGATGGGGATCTACCCGGCGGTTGACCCGCTGGCTTCCACTTCGCGCATCCTCGATCCCTCGGTGGTCGGCGAGGCGCATTACGCCGTCGCCCGCAAAGTCCAGAAGATTCTCCAGCGCTATAAAGAGTTGCAGGATATTATCGCCATCCTCGGCGTCTCCGAACTGCCGGCCGATGACCAGATCCTGGTCGGCCGGGCGCGCAAGCTGCAGCGTTTCCTCTCCCAGCCTTTCTTTGTCGGTGAGAACTTCACCCAAATCCCGGGGAAATACGTCAAGACCGAAGATACCATCAAGGGGTTTGACGAGATCGTCTCCGGCCGCTGTGACGACCTGCCGGAACAGGCCTTTTACATGGTAGGGACGATCGAAGAGGCGAAAGCAAAGGCGGAAACAAAGTGA
- a CDS encoding F0F1 ATP synthase subunit epsilon codes for MKTGFQLEIRTPEKKVYSGAITALTARAIDGELGILAGHIPLATALAAGRVSYLAENGEQGGVDCQGGFLFIDNGAATVLL; via the coding sequence ATGAAGACCGGATTCCAACTGGAGATCAGGACGCCGGAAAAGAAAGTCTACTCCGGGGCGATCACCGCCTTGACCGCCCGCGCCATTGATGGCGAACTGGGCATTTTGGCTGGCCACATCCCGCTGGCGACCGCTTTAGCGGCTGGCCGGGTCAGTTATCTGGCGGAGAACGGGGAGCAGGGTGGGGTGGACTGTCAGGGCGGTTTCCTCTTTATCGACAACGGCGCGGCGACGGTCCTCTTATAA
- the metF gene encoding methylenetetrahydrofolate reductase [NAD(P)H], translating into MKITEVLNKAKPTLSFEFFPPKTPEQEEELLAVIGQLKTFKPDFVSVTYGAMGANREKAFFWANEIKSKYGLEPVAHLTCVNASKDDIAARLDELEKIGVENILPLRGDPPAGTDGLRLTADGFKHASELIAFIKQRQPNFCLGAAGYPEKHPESPSFAKDLDYLKMKVEAGAEFIITQLFFDNRLFSSFVQSCLRAGITTPILPGLMPITSLHQIKRFTGICGATIPPELMAKLEKHQADPQAIKQIGTEFTIAQARGLLKSGVKGLHFFVMNQAEPISTVLSELGF; encoded by the coding sequence ATGAAAATAACCGAAGTACTAAATAAGGCCAAACCCACTCTCTCTTTCGAATTCTTCCCCCCCAAAACACCGGAGCAGGAAGAGGAGCTCCTGGCCGTTATCGGCCAGCTGAAGACTTTTAAGCCCGACTTTGTCTCCGTCACTTACGGAGCGATGGGGGCAAACCGGGAAAAAGCCTTTTTCTGGGCGAACGAGATCAAGAGCAAATACGGTCTCGAGCCGGTCGCCCACCTGACCTGCGTCAACGCCTCAAAAGACGACATCGCCGCCCGGCTGGACGAGCTGGAGAAGATCGGGGTCGAGAATATCCTCCCGCTCCGGGGCGATCCTCCAGCAGGAACCGACGGCTTGCGGCTGACGGCTGACGGCTTTAAACACGCCAGCGAACTGATCGCTTTTATCAAACAGCGCCAGCCGAACTTTTGCCTGGGGGCGGCCGGTTACCCGGAGAAACATCCCGAGTCCCCCTCTTTCGCCAAGGACCTCGATTACCTGAAAATGAAGGTTGAGGCGGGGGCCGAGTTCATCATCACCCAGCTCTTTTTCGATAACCGCCTCTTTTCCAGCTTCGTCCAGAGCTGTCTTAGGGCCGGGATAACTACCCCTATTTTACCTGGCCTTATGCCGATAACCAGCCTCCACCAGATCAAGCGCTTTACCGGGATTTGCGGCGCCACTATCCCCCCCGAGCTGATGGCCAAACTGGAAAAACATCAAGCTGACCCGCAGGCAATTAAGCAGATTGGCACGGAATTTACGATCGCCCAGGCGCGCGGGTTGCTGAAGTCGGGCGTCAAGGGGCTCCACTTTTTTGTCATGAACCAGGCGGAACCGATCTCGACCGTCCTTAGCGAATTGGGGTTTTAA
- the lysS gene encoding lysine--tRNA ligase, producing MSEELSDLLKIRREKMDEFRASGREPFPYRYDRTHTSAEVLAKYAELKEHEESGEEVSLAGRIMTRRGHGKAAFATIQDGAGRIQVYGKMDLLGAEPYSFYQKLDIGDIIGVRGHVFRTKTGEITVRLSSFTLLCKSLHPLPEKWHGLQDKEIRYRERYLDLIVNPDVKDVFVKRSRIVSFIRRLLEERGFLEVETPVLQVLQGGAAARPFETFHDTLDMPLFMRIAPELYLKRLLVGGFDKVFELGRVFRNEGMSYKHNPEYTMIEIYQAYADYNDIMKLTEEIVVACAKEVLGTLQIEFRGDKIDLTPPWKRVSLLDALNEAGIDLKGKNESEIRSIAKKKGIEGADEIGIGKIINVLYDKFVEGTLRQPTFIIDHPLETSPLAKKHRSHPGQVERFELIIAGMELANAFSELNDPVDQRERLTKQAALKAAGDQEAESMDEDFLRALEYGMPPAGGLGIGIDRLVMILTNQSSIRDVLLFPHMKPLAAAQPKAEEMAILDENNRSTK from the coding sequence ATGTCAGAAGAACTAAGCGACCTGCTTAAAATACGACGGGAAAAGATGGACGAGTTCCGCGCCAGCGGGCGGGAACCGTTCCCCTACCGCTATGACCGGACCCACACCTCGGCCGAGGTCCTGGCCAAATACGCCGAGCTGAAAGAGCACGAAGAGAGCGGAGAGGAAGTCTCCCTGGCCGGGCGGATCATGACCCGGCGGGGCCATGGCAAGGCCGCTTTCGCCACGATCCAGGATGGGGCCGGACGGATCCAGGTCTACGGCAAAATGGATCTCCTGGGGGCAGAGCCCTACTCCTTCTATCAGAAACTAGATATCGGCGATATCATCGGGGTCCGAGGACACGTTTTCCGGACCAAGACCGGCGAAATAACCGTCCGCTTATCGTCCTTCACCCTCCTCTGCAAATCGCTCCACCCCCTCCCCGAAAAGTGGCACGGACTCCAGGACAAGGAGATCCGCTACCGGGAGCGCTATCTCGATTTGATCGTCAATCCCGACGTGAAAGATGTCTTCGTCAAGCGGAGCCGGATCGTCTCTTTTATCCGCCGCCTCCTGGAAGAGCGCGGGTTCCTGGAAGTCGAGACCCCCGTCCTGCAAGTCCTGCAGGGGGGAGCAGCCGCCAGGCCGTTTGAGACCTTCCACGACACCCTCGATATGCCGCTCTTCATGCGGATAGCGCCGGAGCTCTACCTGAAACGGCTCCTGGTCGGCGGTTTCGACAAAGTTTTTGAACTGGGGCGCGTCTTCCGCAACGAAGGGATGTCCTACAAGCACAATCCCGAGTACACCATGATCGAGATCTACCAGGCTTATGCCGACTATAACGACATCATGAAACTGACCGAAGAGATCGTCGTCGCCTGCGCCAAAGAGGTGCTGGGGACCCTGCAGATCGAGTTCCGGGGAGATAAGATCGACCTCACCCCGCCCTGGAAGCGGGTCTCTCTGCTCGACGCCTTGAACGAAGCCGGTATCGACCTGAAGGGGAAGAACGAGAGCGAGATCAGGTCGATCGCCAAAAAGAAAGGGATCGAGGGGGCCGACGAGATCGGGATCGGCAAGATCATCAACGTGTTATACGACAAGTTCGTCGAGGGGACCCTCCGCCAGCCAACCTTCATCATCGACCACCCGCTCGAAACCTCGCCGCTGGCCAAGAAGCACCGGAGCCACCCCGGCCAAGTCGAGCGTTTCGAGTTGATCATCGCCGGGATGGAGCTGGCCAACGCCTTCTCCGAGCTGAACGATCCCGTCGACCAGCGGGAGCGGCTGACCAAACAAGCCGCGCTGAAGGCGGCCGGCGACCAGGAGGCCGAATCAATGGACGAGGATTTCCTCCGCGCCCTGGAGTACGGAATGCCGCCGGCCGGCGGGCTCGGGATCGGCATCGACCGCCTGGTTATGATCTTGACCAACCAGTCGTCGATCCGCGACGTCCTCCTCTTCCCCCACATGAAACCGCTGGCCGCCGCGCAACCCAAAGCGGAAGAAATGGCGATCTTGGATGAAAATAACCGAAGTACTAAATAA
- a CDS encoding type III pantothenate kinase produces the protein MLLAIDIGNTNIVFGVFAGKKIVKQWRVSTPKTTLQSLPAIKGIDQILVASVVPSLDKSLAKLLVKKYGVKPHFVTASNIPGVRIRMRNKNEVGADRVVDALAAYKLYGGPVIVVDFGTATTFDVINAKGEYLGGAIAPGILLARDALHAQTAKLPRIELKAPRSVIGNNTVEAIRSGLVLGYVSLVEGMIKRIKKELIPPSLPKRGGRGVSYKVIATGGLAPLICKQTGIVDIIDENLTLKGLMLCQKN, from the coding sequence ATGTTACTGGCTATAGACATAGGAAACACTAATATAGTATTTGGCGTTTTTGCGGGCAAAAAGATCGTCAAACAATGGCGAGTCTCTACCCCAAAGACAACCCTCCAAAGCCTACCGGCCATTAAAGGAATTGACCAAATCCTGGTCGCCAGCGTCGTCCCCTCGCTCGATAAGTCGTTAGCCAAGCTGCTGGTCAAAAAATACGGGGTTAAACCCCACTTCGTCACCGCGAGCAACATCCCGGGGGTAAGGATAAGAATGAGGAATAAGAATGAGGTGGGCGCCGACCGGGTGGTCGACGCGCTGGCCGCTTACAAGCTCTACGGGGGACCGGTCATTGTGGTAGATTTCGGCACCGCCACCACGTTTGACGTCATAAACGCCAAAGGCGAATATCTCGGCGGAGCAATTGCCCCCGGCATTCTTCTCGCCCGCGACGCCCTCCACGCCCAAACAGCCAAGCTCCCGCGGATCGAGCTAAAAGCCCCCCGCTCGGTCATCGGTAATAACACGGTGGAAGCGATCCGGAGCGGCCTGGTCCTGGGATATGTTTCCCTGGTTGAAGGGATGATAAAAAGAATAAAAAAAGAACTCATCCCCCCCTCTCTTCCTAAGAGAGGGGGTCGGGGGGTGAGTTATAAAGTCATCGCAACTGGCGGCCTCGCGCCGTTGATTTGTAAACAGACGGGGATTGTTGATATAATAGACGAGAACCTGACACTGAAGGGATTAATGCTATGTCAGAAGAACTAA
- a CDS encoding ATP-binding protein, producing the protein MSLNSIPAFLGALLAILIGLFVLFKNPKSFVNFAFSLFCLSLFGWLFGYAIVYSAKDTTIAMFGTRIACAFAAFTAPAFYHLTVSFLNKRNEYKYVYFSYLIIFIIFLMFIFSNYLLEEPYKYSWGYYSHANRMFHPFYLVIFFGIFLRGFYLLFRKYLNRKSFSPIEATRIVYIFVAYLVALLGSVDYIQKYGIDLYPFGWLFEMCFAIIIAYAITKAELMDIRVVITRAAAYLFVGVLLAASFVGLNSFALPQAAVMVANTLLALFWALAAHRLRALIQTPLEEKWITDWFDSDKLINHIATKLIPVMDRAGVFNIIAGELKAAVKIKDIKIAIGPQGTNYQDLTRAKEGLVMPLSSSEGLEGILTLGPKISEDPYNDKELTVFRTIMVQVRAIFDRVRPYERIKRDYDANQKKLYDTERLLARSEKIASMANLVQEYNHQVKTPLAIIRGRIETLFDKTRDEEYLKKMQALLLEQVDRANYIVESTLRLSRPHERQETLLDLGQEIEEALRLFPPSGVSVVKDLAPGLVIRGDREDLETVFINLFKNAVEAMSKGGELRITTCAGEENGAPIVRAEVADTGVGIPPENMEKIFEPFFSTSVTKGRGLGLSIVFRIMREHLGSVEVKSQPGQGTKFILKFPAKN; encoded by the coding sequence ATGAGCTTAAATTCAATCCCTGCTTTTCTTGGGGCATTGCTTGCTATTCTAATCGGCCTTTTTGTTTTATTTAAAAACCCAAAATCATTTGTAAATTTTGCGTTTAGCCTGTTCTGCTTATCATTATTTGGCTGGCTTTTTGGTTATGCTATCGTTTATTCTGCTAAAGACACAACAATTGCCATGTTTGGCACTCGGATTGCTTGTGCATTCGCGGCATTTACTGCGCCGGCTTTTTATCATTTAACAGTAAGTTTTCTCAATAAGAGAAATGAATATAAATATGTATATTTTTCATATTTAATAATTTTTATTATTTTTCTCATGTTTATTTTTTCTAATTATTTGCTTGAGGAACCATATAAATATTCCTGGGGTTATTATTCTCACGCTAATAGGATGTTTCACCCATTTTATCTTGTTATATTTTTCGGCATTTTCCTTCGAGGGTTTTATTTATTATTCCGAAAATATTTGAATAGAAAGAGCTTTTCTCCAATTGAGGCCACGCGAATAGTTTATATTTTTGTTGCCTATTTAGTAGCACTTCTTGGATCGGTTGATTATATTCAAAAATATGGTATAGATTTATATCCATTTGGATGGTTATTTGAAATGTGCTTTGCAATAATAATTGCCTATGCCATCACCAAGGCCGAGCTTATGGACATCCGGGTTGTTATTACTCGTGCCGCCGCATATTTATTTGTGGGCGTCCTGCTGGCCGCTTCTTTTGTTGGCTTAAACTCGTTCGCTCTGCCGCAAGCGGCGGTGATGGTTGCCAATACTTTGCTGGCCCTCTTCTGGGCCTTAGCCGCCCACCGCCTGCGCGCTCTTATCCAGACCCCGCTGGAGGAGAAATGGATCACCGACTGGTTCGATTCAGATAAATTGATCAACCATATCGCTACTAAACTTATCCCGGTCATGGACAGGGCAGGGGTGTTCAATATCATCGCCGGTGAATTAAAGGCCGCCGTAAAGATCAAAGATATTAAGATCGCTATCGGGCCGCAAGGGACGAATTATCAGGACCTGACGCGGGCCAAAGAAGGGCTGGTCATGCCGCTCTCTTCGTCGGAAGGGCTGGAGGGGATACTGACCCTGGGGCCGAAAATATCGGAAGATCCCTATAATGACAAAGAGCTGACAGTTTTTCGGACCATTATGGTCCAGGTGAGGGCGATCTTTGACCGCGTCCGGCCCTATGAGCGGATCAAGCGTGATTATGACGCCAACCAGAAGAAACTCTACGACACCGAACGACTGCTCGCCCGCTCCGAAAAGATCGCTTCCATGGCCAACCTTGTCCAGGAATACAACCACCAGGTCAAAACGCCGCTAGCGATCATCCGCGGCCGGATCGAAACATTGTTCGATAAAACCAGGGATGAGGAATATTTAAAAAAGATGCAGGCCCTGCTCCTGGAGCAGGTCGATCGGGCCAATTACATAGTGGAAAGCACGTTGCGTCTTAGCCGGCCCCACGAACGCCAGGAGACCTTGCTTGACCTGGGTCAGGAAATTGAAGAAGCTCTCCGCTTGTTCCCCCCGAGCGGGGTCAGCGTTGTCAAAGATCTAGCGCCGGGCCTGGTCATCCGGGGGGACAGGGAGGACCTGGAAACGGTGTTCATCAACCTGTTCAAGAACGCGGTTGAGGCGATGAGCAAAGGCGGAGAATTGAGGATCACGACCTGCGCCGGGGAAGAAAATGGCGCTCCCATTGTCCGCGCAGAAGTGGCTGATACCGGGGTCGGGATACCCCCCGAGAACATGGAAAAGATCTTTGAGCCGTTCTTTAGTACCAGTGTCACCAAGGGGAGGGGATTGGGATTATCGATCGTTTTCCGGATCATGAGAGAACACCTGGGCAGTGTCGAGGTTAAAAGCCAGCCGGGCCAAGGGACGAAGTTTATTTTAAAGTTCCCGGCAAAAAACTGA